Genomic segment of bacterium:
CTCCTTGTGATTCTAACACTTGCCGCAACTGCGGTGGCAAGTAAAGTGATTGTTCTGCCTTACAAAGGTGCGATTGGACCCGTCGCACAATTGCAGTTGCAACGCGCCATCGAACAAGCGAAAGAAGAACTTGCCGAAGCGGTTGTGATTGAATTGGATACCCCCGGCGGACTGCTCTCGACCACCCGCGCTATGGTGAAAGACATCCTTAACTCACCGGTGCCTATTATCGTATTTGTAGCTCCCAGTGGCGCTCATGCCGGGTCGGCAGGAGTGTTTCTAACGATGTCGGCGCACGTCGCGGCAATGGCGCCCGGTACTAATATCGGCGCAGCTCATCCCGTGAATCTTGGCGGGGGAAAAGCCGATTCGATTGCGGGTCCTATGGGTGACAAAGTCCTGAACGACGCGGTCGCACAAATTAAAACCATCGCGGCACAACGTGAACGCAATGTCGAGTGGGCTGAGAGAGCAGTACGCCAATCGGTATCAATTACCGAGACCGAAGCGGAATCGCTCAATGTTATCAATACGATTGCCTACAACACGGTCGAGCTGTTGCGAAAAATCGATGGCAAAAGCGTGAAGATGACGAATGGTGCGGTACGGATAATAACAACGCATAACACGAAAATCATTCACCACGAACCGGGCGTTACCGACGAATTGCTCAACTTTCTTGCCGATC
This window contains:
- a CDS encoding nodulation protein NfeD, with the protein product MRFLTILLVILTLAATAVASKVIVLPYKGAIGPVAQLQLQRAIEQAKEELAEAVVIELDTPGGLLSTTRAMVKDILNSPVPIIVFVAPSGAHAGSAGVFLTMSAHVAAMAPGTNIGAAHPVNLGGGKADSIAGPMGDKVLNDAVAQIKTIAAQRERNVEWAERAVRQSVSITETEAESLNVINTIAYNTVELLRKIDGKSVKMTNGAVRIITTHNTKIIHHEPGVTDELLNFLADPNVAYIFFALGFYGLLFELQNPGAIWPGVIGGLSLIFAFMSFQVLPVNLAGVMLIIIAFVLFILEVKIISKGAFTVGGIVALITGSLLLFDLPDDMPGINWAVIAGVVVSTVLFFVFV